From Pseudomonas putida, one genomic window encodes:
- a CDS encoding MFS transporter: MTAIDTARPPRFSRGDHQTLGLAALGGALEIYDFIIFVFFALTLSQLFFPPEMPEWLRLLQSFGIFVTGYLARPLGGIVMAHFADHLGRKRVFSLSILMMALPCLLIGVMPTYAEIGYAAPLVLLALRILQGAAVGGEVPSAWTFVAEHAPQGRRGYALGFLQAGLTFGYLLGALTATLLAQVFTAEEILDYAWRYPFLLGGVFGVIGVWLRRWLSETPVFLALRERKEQPVKFPLRRVLGEHRGALIPAALLTCVLTSAVVVLVVITPTVMQQRFGMTAAHTFALSSVGIVFLNIGCVLAGLLVDRLGAWRALMIYSALLPLGIGALYASLVGQWGMTWLAYALAGLCCGVVGVVPSVMVGLFPAQIRVSGISFTYNVAYALWASTTPLALIALMPWSPWVCVGFCLLMGAVGLLTALYFGRREPLAFAAEPMPLMCVDK; encoded by the coding sequence ATGACTGCCATCGATACCGCTCGCCCGCCCCGGTTCAGCCGCGGCGACCACCAGACCCTGGGCCTGGCGGCCCTGGGCGGCGCGCTGGAAATCTATGATTTCATCATCTTCGTGTTCTTCGCCCTGACCCTCAGCCAGCTGTTCTTCCCGCCTGAAATGCCTGAGTGGCTGCGCCTGCTGCAAAGCTTCGGGATTTTCGTCACCGGCTACTTGGCGCGGCCGCTGGGCGGCATCGTCATGGCGCACTTCGCCGACCACCTGGGCCGCAAGCGGGTATTCAGCCTGAGCATTCTGATGATGGCGCTGCCGTGCCTGCTGATCGGGGTGATGCCGACCTATGCCGAGATCGGTTACGCGGCGCCGCTGGTCTTGCTGGCGCTGCGCATACTGCAGGGGGCTGCGGTCGGTGGCGAGGTGCCCAGTGCCTGGACATTCGTTGCCGAACACGCACCGCAAGGGCGGCGGGGCTACGCCCTGGGCTTCCTGCAGGCCGGGTTGACCTTTGGCTATTTGCTGGGGGCACTGACCGCGACACTGTTGGCTCAGGTGTTTACCGCCGAGGAAATTCTCGATTATGCCTGGCGTTACCCGTTCCTGCTCGGCGGGGTATTTGGGGTGATCGGCGTGTGGTTGCGCCGTTGGCTGAGTGAAACCCCGGTGTTTCTGGCCTTGCGCGAGCGCAAGGAGCAGCCGGTGAAGTTCCCGCTGCGACGGGTGCTGGGCGAGCATCGTGGGGCGTTGATCCCGGCTGCGCTGCTGACCTGCGTGCTGACCTCGGCGGTGGTGGTGCTGGTGGTGATCACGCCGACGGTCATGCAGCAGCGCTTCGGCATGACCGCCGCGCACACGTTCGCCCTGAGCAGCGTAGGCATCGTCTTTCTCAATATCGGTTGTGTGCTCGCCGGGCTGCTGGTCGATCGCCTGGGCGCCTGGCGGGCGCTGATGATCTACAGCGCGCTGCTGCCGCTGGGTATCGGTGCCTTGTATGCGAGCCTGGTGGGGCAGTGGGGCATGACGTGGCTGGCTTACGCGTTGGCCGGGCTGTGCTGTGGTGTGGTGGGGGTGGTGCCGTCGGTAATGGTCGGGCTGTTCCCGGCGCAGATCCGGGTGTCGGGTATTTCCTTCACCTACAATGTGGCCTACGCCTTGTGGGCCAGTACCACGCCGTTGGCGTTGATCGCGTTGATGCCGTGGAGCCCGTGGGTGTGCGTTGGCTTTTGCCTGCTCATGGGCGCGGTGGGGCTGCTCACGGCCCTCTACTTTGGCCGCAGGGAACCTTTGGCATTCGCGGCCGAGCCCATGCCGCTCATGTGCGTCGACAAATGA
- a CDS encoding histidine kinase: protein MTNKTLRILIADEHPSQRLQLERLLNGLGYYRIAPVGSFDELQRLVQCALEPFNLLLGNFELASHAGVDLARFCRVSTQIQHALLYHSRHLKVPSVPPSERQAVSVSLPQVPDNEALESFMALIDAPVVIGKLALPSGLSSSGPPAYPRRNFAHTVFSR, encoded by the coding sequence ATGACCAACAAGACCCTGCGCATCCTGATTGCCGACGAGCACCCGTCCCAGCGCCTGCAGCTGGAAAGGCTGCTCAATGGCCTGGGCTATTACCGGATTGCCCCGGTGGGCTCCTTCGACGAACTGCAGCGCCTGGTACAGTGCGCGCTGGAGCCGTTCAACCTGCTGCTGGGCAATTTCGAGCTGGCCAGCCATGCGGGTGTCGACCTGGCGCGCTTCTGCCGGGTGAGCACGCAGATTCAGCATGCCTTGCTGTACCACTCGCGGCACCTGAAGGTCCCGAGTGTGCCGCCGAGCGAGCGCCAAGCGGTGAGTGTGAGCCTGCCGCAGGTGCCGGACAACGAGGCCCTTGAGTCGTTCATGGCGCTGATCGATGCGCCGGTGGTGATCGGCAAGCTGGCCTTGCCGTCCGGCCTATCCAGCAGTGGGCCGCCGGCCTACCCGCGCAGGAACTTCGCCCACACGGTCTTCAGCCGATAG
- a CDS encoding sigma-70 family RNA polymerase sigma factor — MEHYYRELVSFLSARLGSRQAAEDVAHDAYLRVLERTGTQQIEHPRAFLYRTALNLVIDRHRRHLLRQSEPLEVLDLDERWHSPAPTQTMQLDQRLALMQKALDELSQPCRDSFLLRKLEGLSHQQIAEHLGISRSLVEKHIVNAMKHCRVRMRQWES; from the coding sequence GTGGAACACTACTATCGCGAATTGGTGAGCTTCCTCTCTGCGCGCCTGGGCAGCCGCCAGGCGGCTGAAGATGTGGCTCACGATGCCTATCTGCGGGTGCTCGAACGCACCGGTACGCAGCAGATCGAGCATCCGCGCGCGTTCCTTTACCGCACGGCGTTGAACCTGGTGATCGACCGTCATCGCCGCCACCTGCTGCGCCAGTCCGAACCGCTGGAAGTGCTGGACCTGGACGAACGCTGGCACAGCCCGGCGCCTACCCAGACCATGCAGTTGGACCAGCGCCTGGCGCTGATGCAGAAGGCACTCGATGAATTGAGCCAGCCCTGCCGTGACAGCTTCCTGTTGCGCAAGCTCGAAGGCCTGTCGCATCAGCAGATTGCCGAGCACCTGGGCATCTCGCGCAGCCTGGTGGAAAAGCACATCGTCAACGCCATGAAGCATTGCCGGGTGCGCATGCGCCAGTGGGAATCCTGA
- a CDS encoding efflux RND transporter periplasmic adaptor subunit — protein sequence MSRIPKTRRHLLAGSLGLLVVGSLLAWKALPLGALPVSTVAVTRADIESSVTALGTLQPRRYVDVGAQASGQIRKLHVEAGDQVHTGQLLVEIDPSTQQARLDAGRFSIDNLKAQLAEQRAQYQLATQQYRRQRELAGAGATREQDLQAADAQLKVTQARIDMIQAQIRQAQANLRSDEAELGYTRIYAPMDGTVVAVDAREGQTLNAQQQTPLILRIAKLSPMTVWAQVSEADIGKVKPGMSAYFTTLAGGKRRWNSSVRQILPIPPKPLAHASQGGGGPASAIAGTTGSQVVQYTVLLDVDNPDRALMADMTTQVFFVAGQASQVLTAPLAALDDSQADDLRMAQVLGEDGKVERRTVRIGLSDRLRAQVLDGLSEGERLVIGAPLASGG from the coding sequence ATGAGTCGCATACCCAAAACCCGCCGCCACCTCTTGGCTGGCAGCCTCGGCCTGCTGGTCGTTGGCAGCCTGCTGGCCTGGAAGGCGCTTCCTTTGGGCGCCTTGCCCGTGAGTACCGTCGCGGTCACCCGCGCCGACATCGAAAGCAGCGTCACCGCCCTGGGTACACTGCAGCCGCGAAGGTATGTGGATGTCGGCGCCCAAGCCTCCGGGCAGATCCGCAAGCTGCACGTGGAGGCTGGCGATCAGGTGCACACGGGGCAGTTGCTGGTAGAGATCGACCCCTCTACCCAGCAAGCCAGGCTGGACGCCGGACGTTTTTCGATCGACAACCTCAAGGCGCAACTGGCCGAGCAGCGCGCACAGTACCAGCTGGCCACCCAGCAGTACCGGCGCCAGCGCGAACTGGCTGGCGCCGGCGCCACACGCGAGCAAGACCTGCAGGCAGCCGACGCCCAACTCAAGGTCACCCAGGCCCGCATCGACATGATCCAGGCGCAGATCCGCCAGGCCCAGGCCAACCTGCGCAGCGATGAGGCGGAGCTTGGCTATACACGTATCTACGCGCCGATGGACGGCACCGTGGTGGCGGTGGATGCCCGTGAAGGCCAGACCCTCAACGCCCAGCAACAGACGCCGCTGATTCTGCGGATCGCCAAGCTCTCGCCGATGACCGTGTGGGCCCAGGTGTCCGAAGCCGACATCGGCAAGGTCAAGCCTGGCATGAGCGCCTATTTCACCACCCTGGCCGGCGGCAAACGCCGCTGGAACAGCAGCGTGCGGCAGATCCTCCCAATCCCGCCCAAGCCGCTGGCGCATGCCAGCCAGGGCGGCGGCGGCCCTGCCAGTGCCATCGCCGGTACCACAGGCAGCCAGGTGGTGCAGTACACCGTGCTACTGGACGTCGACAACCCCGATAGGGCGTTGATGGCCGACATGACCACCCAGGTGTTCTTCGTCGCCGGCCAGGCCAGCCAGGTACTCACCGCGCCACTGGCGGCACTGGACGACAGCCAGGCCGATGACCTGCGCATGGCACAGGTACTGGGCGAGGATGGCAAGGTCGAACGACGCACAGTGCGGATCGGCCTCAGCGACCGGCTGCGCGCGCAAGTGCTCGATGGCCTCAGCGAAGGCGAGCGCCTGGTCATCGGTGCGCCCCTGGCCAGCGGAGGTTGA
- a CDS encoding MacB family efflux pump subunit, with amino-acid sequence MAVPLIELRDIRKSYGGIDTPKVDVLRGISLSIHPGEFIAIVGASGSGKSTLMNILGCLDRPTSGNYLFAGKDVARLGSDELAWLRREAFGFVFQGYHLIPSGSAQENVEMPAIYAGTAPAERHARAAALLERLGLASRTGNRPHQLSGGQQQRVSIARALMNGGHIILADEPTGALDSRSGTEVMALLDELASQGHVIILITHDREVAARARRVVEIRDGLMISDSAGDQPPDSAPQNLQADDLRQRLDRGTTVRGAWQGELLEALQAAWRVMWINRFRTALTLLGIVIGVASVVVMLAVGEGSKRQVMAQMAAFGSNILYLNGRPPTLREPGGIVTLDDVAAIAALPLVRRVMPVIGGDLMVRHGNNNQKFYVGGNNVEFPAILNWPVVQGSFFSEADERSGAAVAVIGQKARDKLLAPGTDALGQYLLIGNVPFQVVGVLAGKGASSGDQKSDERIVVPYSAASMRLFGSHDPEYVIIAAADSARIAETEAAIQRLMRKRHQGKDDFELTNDAALIQAEARTQNSLSLMLGAIAAISLLVGGIGVMNIMLMTVRERTREIGIRMATGARQRDILRQFLSEAVMLSMVGGLSGIVLALLIGGGLILADVAVAFAVPAILGAFSCAVITGVVFGFMPARKAARLDPVKALTSE; translated from the coding sequence ATGGCCGTTCCCCTGATCGAACTGCGCGACATCCGCAAATCCTACGGTGGCATCGACACCCCCAAGGTCGACGTGCTGCGCGGCATCAGCCTGAGCATCCACCCTGGCGAATTCATCGCCATCGTCGGTGCATCGGGCTCGGGCAAGTCGACCCTGATGAACATCCTCGGCTGCCTCGACCGCCCCACCTCGGGCAATTACCTGTTCGCCGGCAAGGACGTGGCCCGGCTGGGCAGTGACGAACTGGCCTGGCTGCGCCGCGAAGCTTTCGGTTTCGTGTTCCAGGGCTACCACCTGATCCCTTCAGGCTCAGCCCAGGAAAACGTCGAGATGCCCGCCATCTATGCCGGCACTGCGCCCGCCGAGCGCCACGCCCGCGCCGCCGCCCTGCTGGAGCGCCTGGGCCTGGCCAGCCGCACCGGCAACCGCCCGCATCAATTGTCCGGCGGCCAGCAGCAACGGGTGTCGATCGCCCGCGCACTGATGAATGGCGGCCATATCATCCTTGCCGACGAGCCGACCGGCGCCCTGGACAGCCGCAGCGGTACCGAGGTCATGGCCCTGCTGGACGAACTGGCCAGCCAGGGCCATGTGATCATCCTGATCACCCACGACCGCGAGGTGGCGGCGCGGGCGCGCCGGGTGGTGGAAATCCGCGACGGGCTGATGATCAGCGACTCGGCCGGCGACCAGCCTCCAGACAGTGCGCCGCAAAACCTGCAAGCCGATGACCTGCGCCAGCGCCTGGACCGTGGTACGACCGTGCGTGGTGCGTGGCAAGGCGAACTGCTCGAGGCGCTACAGGCAGCCTGGCGGGTCATGTGGATCAACCGGTTCCGCACCGCCCTGACCTTGCTTGGCATCGTCATCGGCGTGGCTTCGGTCGTGGTCATGCTGGCCGTGGGCGAAGGCAGCAAACGCCAGGTCATGGCCCAGATGGCCGCGTTCGGCTCCAACATCCTCTACCTCAACGGGCGCCCGCCGACGCTGCGCGAGCCAGGTGGCATCGTAACGCTCGATGACGTCGCCGCCATCGCCGCACTGCCCTTGGTTCGGCGCGTCATGCCGGTCATCGGCGGCGACCTGATGGTGCGCCACGGCAACAACAACCAGAAGTTCTATGTGGGCGGCAACAACGTCGAATTCCCCGCCATCCTCAACTGGCCGGTCGTGCAGGGCAGCTTCTTCAGCGAGGCCGACGAACGCAGTGGCGCTGCCGTGGCGGTCATCGGCCAGAAAGCCCGCGACAAACTGCTGGCCCCCGGCACCGACGCGCTGGGTCAATACCTGCTGATCGGCAACGTGCCGTTCCAGGTCGTTGGTGTGCTCGCCGGCAAGGGCGCAAGTTCGGGTGACCAGAAGAGCGACGAGCGCATCGTGGTGCCTTACTCCGCCGCCTCCATGCGCCTGTTCGGCAGCCACGATCCGGAATACGTGATCATCGCCGCCGCCGATTCGGCCCGGATCGCCGAGACCGAAGCCGCGATCCAGCGCCTGATGCGCAAGCGCCATCAAGGCAAGGACGATTTCGAGCTGACCAACGATGCAGCCTTGATCCAGGCCGAAGCGCGCACACAAAACAGCCTTTCGCTGATGCTTGGGGCGATCGCTGCGATCTCGTTGCTGGTCGGCGGCATCGGCGTGATGAACATCATGCTCATGACCGTGCGCGAGCGTACCCGTGAGATCGGTATCCGCATGGCCACCGGCGCGCGCCAGCGCGACATCCTGCGCCAGTTCCTCAGCGAGGCGGTGATGCTGTCGATGGTCGGCGGGCTGAGCGGCATCGTGCTGGCGCTGCTGATCGGCGGCGGGCTGATACTCGCCGACGTCGCCGTGGCCTTCGCCGTGCCCGCCATTCTCGGCGCCTTCAGTTGCGCCGTCATCACCGGCGTGGTGTTCGGCTTCATGCCAGCACGCAAGGCCGCCCGACTCGACCCGGTCAAAGCCCTTACCAGCGAATAA
- a CDS encoding efflux transporter outer membrane subunit: MTLPSRISLLTLCLGLTACTTPPAPSSGISAPQHWQGKAAAPAIALPSGHWWQAFASRELDHLIKRAQHNAHDLAAAAARVRQAQARAVIAGAPLLPEVQGGLDGSRQRLLHGEGSDQLDVSSSEPTYTAFGLQLTASYELDFWGGLRAARASALHGLDASRFDRQTVELTLVSAVADSYLQGLALEEQLRIARLNLRNARAVLNLVETRQRAGSATRLELAQQRSLVAAVERQVPLLEQKRQDSRVTLATLLGDPVQALPASRQPITTLHWPAIGSGVPSELLTRRPDIAAAEARLAAANANVQVARAAMLPKLTLGANLGTGANTFAQVLDSSYYTLTAGLVAPIFNNGRLRASRELAEAEQDELLEQYRSSILAGFADVEKALNAIEGVERQRLWQDEEVVQARQAFGLAQQRYEAGAETLLSVLETQRTLYLAQDQQAQLRLARLQGSVALYKALGGGWQLPH, from the coding sequence ATGACATTGCCAAGCCGCATCAGCCTGTTGACCCTGTGCCTGGGCCTCACCGCCTGCACTACCCCCCCTGCGCCCTCAAGCGGCATCAGCGCACCGCAACACTGGCAAGGCAAGGCCGCTGCGCCCGCCATCGCACTGCCATCGGGGCACTGGTGGCAGGCGTTCGCCAGCCGTGAGCTGGACCACCTGATCAAGCGCGCACAACACAACGCCCATGACCTCGCCGCAGCCGCGGCCCGCGTACGCCAGGCCCAGGCCCGCGCCGTGATCGCTGGCGCGCCGCTGTTGCCAGAGGTGCAAGGGGGCCTCGATGGCAGCCGGCAACGCCTCCTGCACGGCGAAGGGTCCGACCAGTTGGACGTCAGTAGCAGCGAGCCCACCTACACAGCCTTCGGCCTGCAACTCACCGCCAGCTACGAGCTCGACTTCTGGGGCGGCCTGCGCGCGGCGCGGGCGAGCGCGCTGCACGGCCTCGACGCCAGCCGCTTCGACCGCCAGACGGTGGAACTGACCTTGGTCAGCGCGGTTGCCGACAGCTACCTGCAAGGCCTGGCCCTGGAAGAACAACTGCGCATCGCACGCCTTAACCTGCGCAATGCACGGGCGGTGCTGAACCTGGTCGAAACCCGCCAGCGCGCGGGCTCCGCGACCCGCCTGGAACTGGCCCAGCAGCGCAGCCTGGTGGCGGCTGTGGAGCGCCAGGTGCCGCTGCTCGAGCAAAAGCGCCAAGACAGCCGCGTCACCCTCGCCACCTTGCTCGGCGACCCGGTACAGGCCTTGCCGGCCAGCCGCCAGCCGATCACCACCCTGCACTGGCCGGCAATCGGCAGCGGCGTTCCCAGCGAGCTGCTGACTCGCCGCCCCGACATCGCCGCTGCCGAAGCACGCCTGGCCGCCGCTAACGCCAATGTGCAGGTGGCCAGGGCGGCCATGCTGCCGAAGCTGACGCTGGGCGCCAACCTTGGCACGGGCGCGAACACCTTTGCCCAGGTGCTCGACAGCTCCTACTACACCCTCACTGCCGGCCTGGTCGCGCCCATCTTCAACAACGGCCGGCTGCGCGCCTCACGCGAGCTGGCCGAAGCCGAGCAGGACGAATTGCTCGAACAGTACCGCAGCAGCATCCTGGCCGGCTTTGCCGACGTGGAAAAAGCCCTCAACGCCATCGAGGGTGTGGAGCGTCAACGGCTGTGGCAGGACGAAGAAGTGGTGCAGGCACGCCAGGCCTTCGGCCTGGCACAACAGCGCTATGAAGCGGGTGCCGAGACCCTGCTGAGCGTACTGGAGACCCAGCGCACGCTTTACCTGGCCCAAGACCAGCAGGCGCAGTTGCGCCTGGCCCGCCTGCAGGGCAGCGTGGCGCTGTACAAGGCACTTGGGGGTGGCTGGCAGCTACCGCACTGA
- a CDS encoding twin-arginine translocation signal domain-containing protein yields the protein MTISRRGFIAGVALTGVAVPAALYVRHVQRQQFDEQFPETPGEAVVELADAPLQQLGDTLRGCWRWTAQGADAGLHGLPEGELELLLDVAHSGRGLRGYLDTPERLRGTQEPRYRVMGDLLGDKPGALRWRLFSTQPGQEQVSYECQVVLDEAWGGFGNAGQATLNGRMLPLGRALTLPEQDNRFLALKRPFPEARERAPLSPALLASLIAPEHRLFHQLWHASRDKWHKLDKDQQAALRGLGWQPGPRGHERDARGRHKDRNGSGVDFFFMHRHMLGAARAHQDLPSWKRFPLPQPELERDRIGFARYFDNHDGNALPPTWLASGDAAYTQWVRDIKTPDTFHANFQVWESKYTDPHYLSTLTLGQFGSEMELGLHDWLHMRWASVPRDPSSGLPVPFARKPEDFAARWFQAENDFLGDPFSSHVNPVFWHFHGWIDDRIEDWFRAHERVHPGQVRRLDVNGVPWFAPGRWVEVADPWLGPDTHGCSTVPGLRPGRSVEMDPETMKLALRIIFGDDDLFAKLRPKVPQRPWYARNLKLAQR from the coding sequence ATGACGATTTCTCGACGCGGCTTCATCGCCGGTGTGGCATTGACAGGCGTGGCGGTGCCCGCCGCGCTGTACGTGCGGCACGTGCAGCGCCAGCAGTTCGACGAGCAGTTTCCTGAAACCCCGGGCGAAGCCGTGGTCGAACTTGCCGATGCGCCCCTGCAGCAGTTGGGGGACACCTTGCGCGGGTGCTGGCGTTGGACGGCGCAGGGCGCGGACGCAGGGCTGCACGGTTTGCCTGAGGGGGAGCTGGAGCTGTTGCTGGACGTGGCCCACAGTGGGCGTGGCCTGCGTGGTTACCTGGACACGCCCGAGCGCCTGCGGGGTACGCAAGAGCCGCGCTATCGTGTGATGGGCGACCTGCTGGGGGACAAACCAGGGGCACTGCGCTGGCGGCTGTTTTCGACGCAGCCGGGGCAGGAGCAGGTGAGCTATGAGTGCCAGGTGGTCCTCGACGAAGCCTGGGGCGGGTTCGGCAACGCCGGCCAGGCGACCCTCAATGGCCGCATGCTGCCGCTGGGGCGCGCATTGACGTTGCCCGAGCAGGACAACCGCTTTCTTGCGCTCAAGCGCCCGTTCCCCGAGGCCCGGGAACGGGCGCCCTTGTCACCGGCCTTGCTGGCGAGCCTGATCGCGCCGGAGCATCGATTGTTCCACCAGCTCTGGCATGCCTCGCGCGACAAGTGGCACAAGCTGGACAAGGACCAGCAGGCGGCGCTGCGCGGCCTGGGCTGGCAGCCAGGGCCGCGCGGCCATGAGCGCGATGCGCGGGGCCGGCACAAGGACCGCAACGGCTCGGGCGTGGATTTCTTCTTCATGCACCGGCACATGCTGGGTGCAGCCCGGGCCCATCAGGATTTACCCTCCTGGAAGCGTTTTCCACTGCCGCAACCTGAGCTTGAGCGCGACCGCATCGGCTTTGCCCGCTATTTCGACAACCATGACGGCAATGCCTTGCCGCCTACCTGGCTGGCTTCGGGCGATGCCGCGTACACCCAATGGGTGCGCGATATAAAGACGCCCGATACGTTCCACGCCAACTTCCAGGTATGGGAGTCGAAGTACACCGACCCGCACTACCTGAGCACCCTTACGCTGGGGCAGTTCGGCTCGGAAATGGAGCTGGGTTTGCACGACTGGCTGCACATGCGTTGGGCTTCGGTGCCGCGCGACCCCTCCAGTGGCCTGCCGGTGCCGTTCGCACGCAAACCGGAAGATTTTGCCGCACGCTGGTTCCAGGCCGAGAACGACTTCCTCGGCGATCCGTTTTCATCCCATGTAAACCCGGTGTTCTGGCACTTCCACGGCTGGATCGACGACCGTATCGAGGATTGGTTCCGCGCCCATGAGCGGGTGCACCCGGGGCAGGTCAGGCGCCTGGACGTCAACGGTGTGCCGTGGTTTGCGCCTGGGCGCTGGGTCGAAGTGGCCGACCCGTGGCTGGGGCCAGACACCCACGGTTGCTCGACGGTACCGGGGCTGCGGCCCGGGCGCAGTGTGGAGATGGACCCGGAGACCATGAAGTTGGCGTTACGCATCATCTTTGGCGACGATGACCTGTTCGCCAAGCTGCGGCCGAAAGTCCCGCAACGCCCCTGGTACGCGCGCAATCTGAAGTTGGCGCAGCGCTGA
- the pvdM gene encoding pyoverdine-tailoring dipeptidase-like protein PvdM, producing the protein MTKTRSRKALYIGLPLALTVALASAAGYFYWQHLHAGYPLKIVQQAEQLHEHMLSFDSHITVPLSMGSEGHEVDKDGPGQFDLVKANRGRLSGAALTVFGWPEIWNGPNAPHRPTPGFVDAARQEQEGRYKIITGMVRDFPNQVGIAYTPDDFRRLNGEGKFAIFISMLNAYPLGHDLSQLDLWAARGMRMFGFSYVGNNDWADSSRPLPFFNDTADALGGLSPLGEQAVKRLNDLGVIIDVSQMSTLALEDVARLSRAPIVASHSAPRAMVDIPRNLSDKEMQLIKESGGVIQVVGFGQYLKPLTQPVVDKLDALRARFDLQPLQGLTNALMPGDAVIAIWPEARFGEYASSLYAILEDEPKATLKQYVDAIDYTVKKVGIDHVGIASDFNDGGGLEGWKDVSEISNVTAELLTRGYSETDIAKLWAGNFLRAWEQVQRAAHPVANR; encoded by the coding sequence ATGACCAAGACCCGTTCCCGCAAAGCCCTGTACATCGGCCTGCCCCTGGCCCTGACCGTTGCCCTGGCAAGTGCCGCTGGCTACTTCTATTGGCAGCACCTGCACGCAGGCTACCCGCTGAAAATCGTGCAACAGGCTGAGCAGCTGCACGAGCACATGCTCTCGTTCGACAGCCATATCACCGTGCCCTTGAGCATGGGCAGCGAGGGGCACGAAGTGGACAAGGATGGCCCCGGCCAGTTCGACCTGGTCAAGGCCAACCGTGGCCGCCTCTCAGGTGCCGCCCTGACCGTATTCGGCTGGCCGGAAATCTGGAACGGCCCGAACGCTCCGCACCGCCCTACCCCCGGTTTCGTCGATGCCGCCCGGCAAGAACAGGAAGGGCGTTACAAGATCATCACCGGCATGGTCCGCGACTTCCCCAACCAGGTCGGTATCGCCTACACCCCTGACGACTTCCGGCGCCTGAACGGCGAAGGCAAGTTCGCCATCTTCATCAGCATGCTCAATGCCTACCCGCTGGGCCACGACCTGTCGCAGCTCGACCTGTGGGCGGCACGTGGCATGCGCATGTTCGGCTTCAGCTACGTCGGCAACAACGACTGGGCCGACTCTTCGCGGCCGCTGCCGTTCTTCAACGACACCGCCGATGCCCTGGGCGGCCTGTCACCGCTGGGCGAGCAGGCAGTGAAACGCTTGAACGACCTGGGCGTGATCATCGACGTGTCACAGATGTCCACCTTGGCACTCGAGGATGTCGCTCGCCTGTCGCGCGCACCAATCGTAGCTTCGCACTCGGCACCGCGGGCCATGGTGGATATCCCGCGCAACCTCTCCGACAAAGAGATGCAACTGATCAAAGAGAGCGGCGGCGTGATTCAGGTGGTCGGCTTCGGTCAGTACCTCAAGCCCCTGACCCAGCCGGTCGTGGACAAGCTCGATGCCCTGCGTGCGCGCTTCGACTTGCAACCGCTGCAAGGCCTGACCAATGCCTTGATGCCGGGCGACGCGGTGATTGCCATCTGGCCAGAGGCCCGCTTCGGCGAGTATGCAAGCTCGCTGTACGCCATCCTGGAAGACGAACCCAAGGCCACCTTGAAACAGTACGTCGACGCCATCGACTACACCGTGAAAAAGGTCGGCATCGACCACGTCGGCATCGCCTCGGACTTCAACGATGGTGGCGGCCTGGAGGGCTGGAAGGACGTCAGCGAAATCAGCAACGTCACCGCCGAACTGCTGACCCGCGGCTACAGCGAAACAGACATTGCAAAGCTCTGGGCGGGCAATTTCCTGCGCGCCTGGGAGCAAGTCCAGCGCGCTGCCCACCCTGTCGCCAACCGTTGA